The region TGGTTTCCCCATTTTTTTACATCTGAGGAGAATTTACACTATATAGGATCTTATCCGAGACCTGAAATGTACGGTTGTGATCAAATGTCtcccaaagagcgagagagattcatgACATGGTACGAGACAGTATGTCACAGCACTTTTGATTTCCACAAAGAGATGGAGTCATACTGTGACAACGACGTGGTTATCCTTCGCGAGGGGTGCCTCAGATTCAGAGCAGAGGTCATCAAAGATGCAGGCATTGACCCCTGGAGTTGTACAACTATTGCATCGGCATGCATGAAAACCTATCGTACACACTTTCTACCTCCTGCATCTATAGCTATCCCCTCGCCTGACAACTACCGACGCCAATTTAAGTCATACTCTAGTGGCTCCATTCAGTGGTTGGAGTACTTGGCCCAGGATAAAGACATTTTTATTCAACATGCTTTGAATAGGGGTGAGAAGGCGTTTGGGCCTTATCATGTAGATGGATACACACAGATTGACGGTGTTGAGACTGTGTTTGAGTACAACGGTTGTTTCTTCCACGGGTGTAAATCTTGCTTCGAGccacaggccctgtgtgtcctaaCCCAAAAGACTTTTGGTGAAATGTACCTAGAGTTTCAAGACAAATGTGAATCTTTACAGGCTACTTATGGTTTGAAAGTGAATGTTATGTGGGAGCATGAGTGGACCGCACTCAAAAAGTCTGATCCTCATGTTCGAGCTTTCCTTTCCAGCTTTGACCCACCAGAACCCTTGGAGCCACGACAGGCCCTGTATGGAGGCCGTACCAATGCTTTGACCTTGCGGTATGTAGCGCAACCAGACGAGACAATAGGTTATGTAGATTTTACATCTCTTTATCCTCATGTAATGAGTTCCTCATGCTATCCTATGGGGCATCCTGAAATTATTCACCGCGACTTTGACTTACCCCAAAACTATTTTGGTCTGATTAAAGCAACGGTCTACCCACCTAGGGGTTTGTTTATACCAGTGTTGCCTTACAAGGGACCTCAAGGAAAACTTTTCTTTCCCCTATGTCGCACCTGCAGTGAAAACAACAACCAGGAAAAGCCTTGTGATCACTCAGATCAGGAAAGAGCCCTTACAGCTGTCTGGGTTACACCTGAATTCACAAAGGCTCTAGAGAAGGGGTATCGTGTGGCCAAAATCTTTGAAGTGTGGAACTTTTCCAGGAAATCAGACACTCTTTTTAAAGAGTACATCAAGACCTTCTTGAGATGCAAGCAGATGGCTTCAGGCTATCCTTCATCGGTCACAGATCAAGAGAGCAAAGACAAGTACATTCGAGACTATCACGACAGAGAAGGCATTCTTCTTGACCCTGACAGAATAGAGGTCAACAAGACCAAACGAAATGTGTCGAAATTGTACTTAAACTCGCTTTGGGGGAAGCTTTCGCAGAGATGCAATATGCTAACAACGACGATCATTAAAGACCCCGAAGAATTTTTGGAATTAGTTTTTTCGGACCAATACGAAATTTCCCATTTTTCATTCTTGAGTCAAGACATTGCCCTGGTGCAATGGAGACGTAACACAAAGTGGGTTCTACCCCCgggtaatgtaaatgtatttcttGCAGCATTTACCACGGCCTATGGCCGACTTGAATTGTacgccctcatggagcagcttcaGAGGAGGGTTCTTTACCACGACACAGACTCTGTGGTCTATGTAAGCAAACAGGGTGACTGGAGCCCCCCACTTAGCAACTATCTGGGTGGTTTAACGAGTGAACTCAAAGATGGCGACCATATCACAGAATGGTCCTCCTGTGGGCCCAAAAGCTATGCTTTTAGGACTAAAGACAATCACGTGGTGTTGAAAGCCAAAGGCGTGACTCAAAACTACGAAAATGCCCCGCGTGTAAACTTGGAATCAATCACACGCTTGGTCGAGGGGTTCATAAACGATCGGAATAGTGACTTGGAGATTTTGAGCTCCTACAAAAAAATTGTTAGGGATAAAAAGGGCTTCCATCTCAGGAATGCCCCACTTACTAAAAGATTCAGGGTAGTCTATGACAAGAGAATGCTTTTACCTAACGGGACCACACTGCCCTTTGGCTACTGACTTATGCTACAAGCCCCAGTGTGTCTTAAAGCTTAAGATataatggctgctgtagaaggttTTGACCCCCGGTTGCAACTACCATTTTCGGCCTTAATCGCAGGCCCCTCCAACAGTGGTAAAACTTGTTTTGTAAAAAGTATTTTAGAGAATTCTGAACATGTGTTATCTCAGAAGCCTGACAATATTGTGTGGTGTTATTCATGTTATCAACCTATGTATGATGAattgttgaagaaaataaaaatcaagTTTGTTGAAGGAATACCTGAATCCCTGTCTGATGATGAACTTTTACCTCCACATAAAAACAATCTGCTGGTTTTGGACGATATGCTATTTGCAGGTAGCGAACATCCTGAAATTGCACGAGCATTTACCCAATATACTCATCATAGAAACCTGTCTGTGCTTTACTTGGTGCAGAATGTAAAAACAGCCGTACCATCAGTTTGAACGCCAATTACATGGTTTTGTTCAAAAACCCTAGAGACAAACTACAAATTAACACTCTAGCTCAGCAGATGTACCCGGGAAGGAAGTCCTACTTTATGGATAGCTATGAGGACGCTACCAAAGAGCCATTTTCTTATTTAATCGTGGATTTAAAagcaaatactccagaacacctgAGGCTCCGAACAGGCCTGTTCCCGTGGGAGTGGCCGGCGGTGTACATTCCTAAAAAGTAACCGTTATGTCTCTGCGTTTAAAAAGAAACCTGCCCCTCTTGAGAAGCCTAGTTGGGGCTACAGTTAAAGAACGGAAGGCCATCTTGGATCACTGTTCTTCAGATCTCATATTATCCCTATGTGAGATTGCTTTGAATCTTCTCAAAGGGCGCATTCCACTCACCCTGacccaattaaaaaaattaaagagACAAAAAACCGCGATCAAACTCTTTGCCAATAAAAGAGCCAGTCTTCGAAAGAAAAGACGTAGCCTACAACAGTCTGGGGGTTTTCTTCTGCCGTTGCTAACTATAGCAGtacccttcatcaccagccttattgctgccaggcgtgggggttgaCCACAGAGTGTGATGGCAAATAAAATGTACTTGGTGCCTCAACAAGAGTTGGATAGACTTAAAAAACAAATGCAGGGTCCTGAAAATATCAGACAAACAGCGGAAAATGATTTGGATACGGCCATGAAGGATGTTTTGAACCGAAAAGGATTGAACCCCTATGATAAGGTTAAAAAATACACAAACCTCTTGCAAAGGTATTTGACCTTGGTAAAACAAGGTGAGAGAGATACCAACCATTTAACGCTTTCCCTAACTGAACCTTTAAAAGATGACGCGCTTAGAGAGAGCCATCCCCCGGTAATGCCTGTACCTGCGATCTTACCGGCTGAAGATCATATGCCTGTTGAAGATAATGTTATGCATGACATGTTGACACATGTTCCGGCACGTAACAGGAAAAATGCTAGATACATTATGAACAAGCTAAAAGACTCAAAGGGGACCGCTACTTGGAATGACAAAGGAGAGTTTATCCTTCAGGGCTCTGTTGTCAAGGGTTCACATATGTTTGACTTGCTTAAAAGTACCACGACAGCCCACAAGGTTGCTGATGACAGAAGACCACCAGGGTGGCCTCAGTTTCTTAAGGCCCTGGCAATCCTCAACATTCCCCTCTCGGGGGGTACCTAACCATAAGCTTTGTCAACAGATTCAAGCTTTAAAACAAAACCCTTCACCGAGCTACAGCACCCCTAAAGATGTCCCAACAAACCCTCCCCCCTATGAAGGGGATGATGATGACTCATTTAGCCCCATGAACGCCTCCGGACCTTTTCCTAATCCCGATCTCTCGGGGTGGTTAGACTTTTGAAGGAATTTTGAATTACTTTTGAATGAATTTTGAATGACTTTTGAACGACTATGATTAAATTCAAGAAATTTTTATTAGAAAAATTAAGCAATTTAACATTTGTGGCATTCTTGAAACATTTGACGTGAGCATACGCCTTGATTACACGGTCTTAAAGGACACATATTTGAACACTTTTGATAGTTTCTAACAAAACAATCTACGACGCTATCATTACTTCTTAAATCATCATTATAAAGAGACATAACATCTTCAAAAGAAACTCCACGGGCTCTTTggcacaggtagaatacacagtgttgaccacatttAGTGGAAAGGTTATCTTGCACTTGTTTGATGCTGTAGTAGATCTTTGATCCGTTTTTGGTCAAAAATTCTTGAATAGATTTGGGAAAATGTGAAAAACCAGGGGGAAAGCCGTAGGAATCAAAAAAAAGTTGAGATTTTTCTTCCTCCTTCATCTTCTAGTGTCACAGCTAGCCAGTGTTCACCTGGCATGTGTTTAGGATGGGTATTGACAATAAACATGGCCGGCCGCTCAGGCCATTTCTCAATAGGTAATTCATCACAAGCCCACACTCCATAAAATTGTTTTCCAATCAAGCGGGTCATGAGCCCTTCCAACTCTTGGGTATTCATGTCTTTGCTCAACAGTCCTTAATAATAATCCACTAAGACCTGTCTTCGGGCATTCACTTCCAATATTGAATCAGAGCACGCATAAACAATCATGCTAACTGTACAGGCTAAAGGTGTACGGAAACGCATTTCCAGCCTGAGGTTGCCttgggacaccacagacagatttCCAGAGGTGTCATCATCAGGGGATAAATTGAAAGCATACAATGTGTAACCCTCTGCAAAATCATTTCTGTCAATAGGTAAAGAGAGATCTTTTAGATGCCTCACGGTAGCCAGGAATAGATTGTAAAATTCTCGCACAGATATGTTGTTATTAAATTGCGGTTGGAAAGCCTTAGCAGGGACCTGACGTCCGTCCTGACAGAGAGCTACATACTCTGCATTGAAGTGTTGAAAATTAAATGGGTTTTTATGTAAGCTGCCCGTATTAGAGGCGTGATCAACCAAACCTATGACCACATAGCGGGGTAAAGGGCCTAGAAAAAGGTTTTCTTGACTGCAGATTCTACTGCCCACAGGTATGCTAAAGGTTTTCATGGTAATTCTTTGGAGAGGGTATAGGGCATTACCTTTCATCAAAGCCTGTGTGTGACCCAGACGAAATGCCGGAGATACAGACACTTTTTTAATAAAAAGCGTTGCCCCCAACACTTTTAAACTAAAGTCCCCGTCTTGGGCAGACATCAGACAAAACTCATCCTTGGCCCTGGTTAATTTGAATCTTAAATCAACCGAATTTAAGAGTAAACGTTCTTGAAAGAAAATGTCAGAGTGTATAGGCCCTAGCAGATGAAACTCTCGAGATTCGACACAGTAGCGAGCGCGTGCCTCCAGTCCTTTGTTTGCACCGGTGGAAGGGTCTATCGATTCCATAGAGACTCCTGCAGTATCCTTGCTAAACAGCCCGGCGCTGAATTGTGTGAGTGTCTTCGGAGTAGTTGAGTAAACACTCCATGATGGCCCTATAGGGGTATGTGGCACTGCTTTGACTGATTAGACGTTCACCCAAAGTCACATCCACTTGGGAGAAGATGGTGGCCAAGGGGTAATTAATGAGACTCACTTTGGCATCGTTTGCAGTATTAGTACCATCTCTTTTGGTCACTTTTAGACGTAAATGCACCAAGGTGTTGTTGAGGTCCAGATAGTTGTCACCGTGGCCTGGTATGAAAAATTCTATAGGACCGTTGTCTGTAATGGCAGAGAGTGGGGCTATCTCCACATAACTGGACCTATCTATTGAATGTTGGGTTAAGGGGGCCGTGAAAAGATCGAGCTCAGTCTTTATAGCTTCAGAGGACATGCGGTGTAAACGAGCCATGTTTCTTGGTTCTTTTAGAAAATACTTCCGAGTATTCTTTTTGTCGTTTTAGGTCCAGACCTCCTCACTTTACCCCGTCTTTCACTTAATGAGTTTCTTTTAACGATTAACCTCTGCTTTTTAGGGGCTGGCCTGCGCCTTATACCTGGAGGTCTCTTTTTTGGTCTTCGAGACAACATCATAAGCCCCGAGCCTTCTTGATGCTCGGCATCTGGTGACGCCCTTCGGGTTATAGCATTGGCTACAACCTCACTTACTATATTTTTAGCCGCTGATTTTAAATGCGGTTTGGCTATGCTGAGGCCTCTCTTCATAAACGGTAAAACCATCCTAAAGAGGTTACGAAATATACCGCCTATCCCCGAACCGTACATGGTCCGGGATCCATGATAGCCGGGTAACCCATTACCCACTTGATCAACATAGTATGAGACGTAGCGGTTAGGGTCGAGATGGTGGTTTTGTTCCAtaaccatttttattttattttgtattatgtttataaaaaaaactatagaaaattataatatataatactaatAAGATATTATATATGTAGAGAGGCTTTGGAAGTTTTACAATCGTTTTACCATAAGTAAATTCGATGTTTTCGTTCTGATCCGTTTTAAGCTCAACCAGAATGTTCTCAATATATTTCTTGCTTACAGGTACGTAGTGTGGCTTGTCGTAGATGACAGTGactatccctccatcctttccCTCTATATGAACTGTTCTCAGGAGGGGCACACAACTGTCTCCTACCCTCTGATATGATATGATGTCGGTATACACAAATATGTTGtaaaaccctgcatgtatatccgcAGGGAATGGGGTTAATTTATCTTTTACATATGTCCATTTATTGGGAACCAGCCCCAACATGTAGGCTAAATTACCGGTGGTCTTTATACCCCTATCCGCAGCCCCTGAGATTTGTACACGTTTATGAATAGGGTTGTAGCTCAAGAGTATTTCCGTATTGTTCTGGGTTAGGAGTTCATTCAACTCTGAGACGATCCTGTCGACGGTTCTATAGAACCCTTTTTTAATCTTTATAAGTTTCACAGGTTCCGATATCCTTTTGCAATAAAAATCCCGGTCCTTCTCTTTGATATTATACCAGCTGTGGGGGTATGTAATCTCGCTGAGACCTACTTCCCAGGCCTCGGATAACTCTATAGGCTTTGGAAAGTTGGTTGTATAATTAGAACTTTGGTTCTTACTATATACGTGTGCAGACGCATTACTGGGGAGGGTCAGGTAGAAGCCGCTATGTTCCATGATGCACTCCTGTGTACACGCGAATGACGATGTATTTATCATGCCTGAGGGTTTAAGTTAACCCCCGTTGCCTCCACCACATCTTGCTCTAAAACCCAACTGTTAAACTTTTGGGGCCAGTTTTTCCAACGGACCAAGACCCATTTTTTGCCCCTTTCTCTCTTATGATCTAGAATTTCCTCCACGTGAAAGACTTTGTCTTTAACCACCTGTACCTTCTGTAGCTCCTTCTCGTAAAACGATCCCTCTATAAGCTCCCTGTCATAATCTTTTAATTTGTAGACAGAGGGTATGCGAGGTAGACATTCGTTAACGGTGAACACTTCGTCACTATAACCTTGCTCATATTTCTTGTCGAAAACACCCCTCAACTTTGATATACGTACCATGTCCCCCACTATGAATTTAAAATCAATTGTTTTCTTACGGCGAAGGGGGAACAAACCATACAGATTTTTAAAGACTTGAAAAGAGTTTTCAGAAGAGACCTCTGCGGGCTTCATCCTTATACTCTTATGGTAGCTGTAGTTGTAACTCTTTACTAAATCTTGAACTATATCGATATATCTATGCGTGTTGTGAGCTGTAAAATATCTCCACATCCGCTCCTTCAGAGTGCGGTTAAAGCGTTCGACAACTGAAGCTTTCAAATCCGAGCCAGTAGCAAAATGTACTATATTATGCTTCTTCATGAGTTTCTGAAAAGTATTATTAAAAAATTATTTTCCGCCATCAGTCTGCACTTTCTTGGGGACTCCTCCATCCTTCAAGATAGATTCAAAGGCCCTGGTCACCTCTGCCCCACTCTTATTTCTTAAGACCCTTACAAAGGCCATTTTAGAGAAAATATCTATAACCGTTAGCATGTATCGATTTCCATCATTTTTATCTGCATGTCACATAGATCCGCCTGAAACTGGGACAGGGCATGAGTCGAAAAAACTCTTTCTTGGAAATTGTTTTCGTACAGGTTTATGCAGAGTATAAGCATCCTGCGCGGCTAACCAATCATCCACTTGAGCAACGCCTAACCGGCTACCTGTTCCCTCGGCCAAAGCTCTCTGTAAACGCTCCTTACCCCCATAAGACCCAGGGTTAGAGGGGGTGTAATACACCTTTTTCAACATCTGCTCCGCCATCCTTCCTGCCTCTCTGAGGTACAATAACGTTAATGAGCCACTTTCAAATAACGACAACATTTcagtttcattttttattttttttatttttgcaaacatCATGTATTACATATACAGACAATTTAGGATTCGTTGCAGGATACTTGTCCCCGTTTTCTCAATGATCCCAGCATGCAACACCCTGTATATTTGGTTTAGATTTACAGGCTTTTGTCGCTGaatttttaaaacacacacatcagATATATAAGTATATAAACAACACATGTGATACATGTTACAATTAAACGGTGTTTCAAACAAATAAACTAAAATCTTAGACAAGTTTGTTTCTAGTTCTTCAGAATCATCCACAAGACGGGAGACCAGTTGTGTCCATTGCATACTCTCGCCCGTATGTCGTACATGATTCATGATTTGCTCCATTTTTAGCACACGCTCTACATTAGCCCAGGTATTATGGGTTGTGTAGAATGATACattgttcactttattttcaatAATTTGATGCATCACATTTGTAAGTTCTCTCAAAAGAAAAAACGTATTTATTCTCTCTAACAACGTATGTATATAGTTCCCCATTGCTTTACATCTAAATAACAAATAGGTATTGTCACTCGGTCTCTGGGGTTTTGTTGAGCCAGAAAGTCATCACGTCCTCCACCACAGCTTCCCGGTATTTGTTGTCGTCCACCAGGGTTTGTCGGATTTCTTTGAGTTTCTCGTGGATGTAGATCGCCTCCTTCAGTTCATGTAGGAAAGCCTCGGTTACCCCGTAAACTCTGGGAATAGAAGGCACAAGACCCATAGACTCCAGGGCTCTGACCAGCGCAGGTATAAACCTGCAGGACCACAGTCTTTTCACCAGCTCCTCAAAATGGTTGAAGAAGTAGTATTTTGGGGGCTCGTATAAACACGGATGCCGGCGCTGGCTGGGGTGATTGATCTCACAACCTATGCATTTTTCACGTATATACTCTCCAATCACCACGTTTAAAAGTGTGGCTACAGAGGCCTTGATGGTGTCCACAAAAATAGTACTGACCACCCCATCAAACACATCCTCAGGCTGTGGACATGTGGGGGGTGTCGAGGGTCTTGGCTGGGGGGAGTAGAATGGTTGGCTGCGAGGCATACAGTCCTTAGGGTCTGGCCCCCATGACGTATCAGAGTCCAGGTATGTTGTAGGAATATCCATGGTATATGCTGAAATGAAGAAGTGGAGGCTTTAACGGACCTCCTTTTATTGTAGAACCAGGCCTTTGGGTGGGGTCAGGGCGTGGTTAATGCAGCCGCGTACTTAGTTTTCTTCGGGGGCTGACCCTTCTGAGGGTGAGCCTTCTTGGGATTCCTTTGAATCATAATCCTCAGGATTCATATATATTATGCACTTCCTTAGCCGAACAATGCTCTGCCACTGTTGGCTCTGTACAAAAAGAACGTCCAACAACTCTAACATGCTCAATTCCATTAGATCCCAACTTTTAAAAGGAATAAGCATGCGCAACCTGAAATCCCCAGTCAGGCCACCATCACGAATGTTTTGGTTGCGGGTTTCCTCGTTGCTGATATAGAACTCCACGCAGCCACATGGAAGTCCATTCTTTCTCTGTATTTTCACCCTGTGAAATACTCTTCCTGAGGAGTCTGGGGTACCTTCCCAACGGGTCTCGTAGCCCATGAACAAGCTATACCCCATGGTGATAACTCTCAGTTCGGGACACAAAACCTTGCGAAAAACCGCCCAGTCTTCAACCCCATAGTCCACTCCTAAAGTCTGGTCTGTATATTCTCCACCTTCGGCTACAGTATAGAGTTTCACTCTACGGGCCTGGTAATCAAACTGATACCCCCAGTGCTGTCCATTAGACATCATCACTTGATCTTTCAGTGCAGTTGCGGGAGGTATTTgggttctacacacacacatataaaccgCTTTTTTGGCGCGTCGTATATTGTTGCTTTATACTGGGTCTTTTCTCTATGTTTCAACCGAGGTCCTGCTTCCGTTGTTACGGTCATCACTGCTTTACCAAAATCCATGTTTATTTTTAAaatcttgtttagtgttctggggcCGCATGTGTGTCTGGGGCGTATTTATAAGACGTCTGCCTCCAACACATAACCCCCCGGACATTCCTAATTcatagacaacaaccctaagagcaATAAAATAGGGGGGTGTGGGGTCATCCTCTTTGAAATGGTCAAACACAACCCCCCCAGTTCAATGAGGgccctacacatcaatcatcatgactACTTCAAAGAGATGCAATATAGAtataacacacactctaacacgtgaCAGAACAGGATAAAACTGTATGACCCTAACCACGTGACACCTTCCCGCCAGGATGTCCAGACCGGATGCCCTTATTTGGGCATGTACGAACCAGCCggacatagggtcataaatcagacgcatagggtcataaatcacgattttgaccgatgccgtctcctttattctctctcgtgtgtgtcatcggtgtgagcgtgtgtgcacGTGTAGAGAAACGTAAAGCTCCCTCCTTTTTTTGGCTCATTGGAAACATGACTGGCAGAATAAAATGGTTGTTCTATCTCCCTACTTCTCACACATTGTctatcacactcactcactcatgcatgcatgcagacacagacactcTGATGGGCCTTGAGTTGGTGTCTGGTAAATAATTTCTTCAGGTTGAAACTGAAGTGCAAGGTTATGagattgtgtgtgggtgtgggactgcgtgagtgtgtgcatgcgtgtttaATTTAGTATTTGTTTGCATCCATATActgtacaagtcaaaagtttggacacacctactaattcaagggttcatctttattttatttttttacaattgtctacattgtagaataataatgaagacatgaaagctatgaaataacacatatgcaatcatgtagtaacccaaaaagtgttaaacaaatcaaaatatatttgagatttttcaaaagtagccaacctttgccttgatattcagctttgcacactcttggaattctctcaaccagcttcatgaggtagtcacctggaatgcatttcaattaacaggtgtcccttgtttttttcacctttatttaaccaggtaagctagttga is a window of Salmo salar chromosome ssa18, Ssal_v3.1, whole genome shotgun sequence DNA encoding:
- the LOC123728727 gene encoding uncharacterized protein — its product is MQPLNLTPCADCHRTCRSAYCYEKHKIETWHPKACKSVSSCAINRKCPKCQCNYNLKIDSPKPHVCGIIHCPICKGPLKSRDSEVVQDVPHECYIQPLAEDEHSEKYVFYDFETNQQSGVHLPIFVSTMTFKGDKWSAEGPNCALLFLKHFRKPQYRNFTFIAHNSRAYDSYLLLNPLIQQGVAPSVIAQGSKILCFVDPAFNQRYIDSLSFLPMRLSQMPEALGFENSVKGWFPHFFTSEENLHYIGSYPRPEMYGCDQMSPKERERFMTWYETVCHSTFDFHKEMESYCDNDVVILREGCLRFRAEVIKDAGIDPWSCTTIASACMKTYRTHFLPPASIAIPSPDNYRRQFKSYSSGSIQWLEYLAQDKDIFIQHALNRGEKAFGPYHVDGYTQIDGVETVFEYNGCFFHGCKSCFEPQALCVLTQKTFGEMYLEFQDKCESLQATYGLKVNVMWEHEWTALKKSDPHVRAFLSSFDPPEPLEPRQALYGGRTNALTLRYVAQPDETIGYVDFTSLYPHVMSSSCYPMGHPEIIHRDFDLPQNYFGLIKATVYPPRGLFIPVLPYKGPQGKLFFPLCRTCSENNNQEKPCDHSDQERALTAVWVTPEFTKALEKGYRVAKIFEVWNFSRKSDTLFKEYIKTFLRCKQMASGYPSSVTDQESKDKYIRDYHDREGILLDPDRIEVNKTKRNVSKLYLNSLWGKLSQRCNMLTTTIIKDPEEFLELVFSDQYEISHFSFLSQDIALVQWRRNTKWVLPPGNVNVFLAAFTTAYGRLELYALMEQLQRRVLYHDTDSVVYVSKQGDWSPPLSNYLGGLTSELKDGDHITEWSSCGPKSYAFRTKDNHVVLKAKGVTQNYENAPRVNLESITRLVEGFINDRNSDLEILSSYKKIVRDKKGFHLRNAPLTKRFRVVYDKRMLLPNGTTLPFGY